Proteins co-encoded in one Capnocytophaga ochracea DSM 7271 genomic window:
- a CDS encoding DUF4595 domain-containing protein has translation MKKALFLVATAILTLVSCGKSDDNPTPDNPIPDNPTPPKTTKVKRIKEVKITYLNRKKNPNIDPTYFLNGEPKFIYTLENGVFAYEYDAQGRISKFTSDKGGEQVTYEFSYSQGKIIANSGKQNFEFPLDEKGYLKETGGHNYFSYDEKGQLSKIDNSNFIWKDGNLTAETYTSTSWEGTKETNEMKFSYYPNENKNRFFIFNNEERGEIDVYTTYFYLLNALPVGVPTKNLLESISKSYTYKKENASYASLIKFTYAYDKDGYVSRIVENRSGDDNGVSISSGAISDEDIEKLEALITKIKAGTVKNMTYKEFTNTNGTYKFSITHKEHITKDSKGKPIDVKYEQERIYTFSYKEESGKRKYLERKEIVFTKQDASTIYEISYY, from the coding sequence ATGAAAAAAGCCTTATTTTTAGTAGCAACTGCCATCCTTACTTTAGTTTCTTGTGGAAAGAGCGACGACAACCCAACACCTGATAATCCAATACCTGATAACCCTACCCCTCCTAAAACCACAAAGGTAAAGAGAATTAAAGAGGTAAAGATTACCTATTTAAATAGAAAAAAGAACCCTAATATCGACCCAACCTATTTTCTAAATGGTGAACCTAAGTTTATATATACTTTAGAAAATGGAGTCTTTGCTTATGAATATGACGCACAAGGGCGCATTTCAAAATTCACTTCTGATAAAGGAGGTGAACAAGTAACCTATGAATTTAGTTATTCTCAAGGAAAAATTATAGCAAATAGTGGAAAACAAAATTTTGAATTTCCTTTAGATGAGAAAGGTTACTTAAAAGAGACTGGCGGACATAATTATTTCAGCTATGACGAAAAAGGTCAGTTGTCTAAAATTGATAATAGTAACTTTATTTGGAAAGATGGCAACCTAACTGCTGAAACTTATACCTCTACTTCTTGGGAAGGAACAAAAGAAACTAACGAAATGAAATTTTCTTACTATCCTAACGAAAATAAGAATCGCTTTTTTATCTTCAACAACGAAGAAAGAGGTGAAATAGATGTCTATACCACCTATTTTTATTTGCTAAATGCACTTCCGGTAGGTGTCCCCACTAAAAATCTATTGGAGTCTATCTCTAAATCTTATACGTACAAAAAGGAAAACGCATCGTATGCCTCACTTATAAAATTTACTTATGCTTACGATAAAGACGGCTATGTAAGTCGTATAGTAGAAAATCGTTCTGGTGATGATAACGGAGTAAGTATCTCTTCTGGTGCAATTTCAGATGAAGACATAGAAAAATTAGAAGCTCTAATTACTAAAATAAAGGCAGGTACTGTCAAAAATATGACTTACAAAGAGTTCACTAATACCAATGGCACTTATAAGTTTAGTATCACCCATAAAGAGCACATCACCAAAGATTCTAAAGGCAAACCTATTGATGTAAAATACGAACAAGAGAGAATTTATACCTTTTCTTATAAAGAAGAAAGTGGCAAGAGAAAGTATTTGGAAAGAAAAGAAATAGTGTTTACCAAACAAGACGCCTCTACTATTTACGAAATCAGCTATTATTAA
- a CDS encoding restriction endonuclease yields the protein MKSFAKIDKEKNGDYLKLLSAVSKLSGLFSESIIPYINYRVVENVFCKSFDAENLSRSDTAFDANYESIGVGLKTFTCPSNSSIEKVAEFNSLSTILKPLKGKELALKLAKFRNERIDLANRLYNINNSLYHIVARREKELILFETDYDKIDINNIHSIKDTKASLQFDDGKNQYNFNYSKSTLFRKFYIPQNAFHLPVEIIEDPYQLLLELFGDKVFKPAKDKLIKGINYVILPLYGRKQKRKYVFEKSGLNQWNAGGRKRDLGEIYIPIPIEIHKQFPNFFPKRDVQFKLKVPTGEILSAKVCQDNSKALMTNPNKALSDWLLRKVFQVKEGELLTIQKMNELGFDSIIIIKEDEENYKIDKARLDSYEVFINGSSVENEE from the coding sequence ATGAAGTCATTTGCTAAAATAGATAAAGAAAAGAATGGTGATTACTTGAAATTACTTTCTGCGGTTTCTAAGTTATCAGGACTTTTCAGTGAAAGTATAATTCCCTATATTAATTATAGGGTAGTTGAAAATGTTTTTTGTAAAAGTTTTGATGCTGAAAATCTTTCTCGTTCAGACACTGCTTTTGATGCAAATTACGAATCTATTGGAGTAGGATTAAAAACATTTACTTGTCCTTCAAATAGTAGTATAGAAAAAGTGGCTGAATTTAATTCTTTATCAACAATATTAAAACCTTTGAAAGGAAAAGAATTAGCACTAAAACTTGCAAAATTTCGTAATGAAAGAATAGATTTAGCCAATAGACTTTATAACATTAATAACTCACTATATCATATAGTAGCGAGACGAGAAAAGGAATTAATTCTGTTTGAGACAGACTACGATAAGATAGATATAAATAATATTCATTCTATAAAAGATACCAAGGCAAGTCTACAATTTGATGATGGTAAAAATCAGTATAATTTTAATTACTCGAAAAGTACTCTTTTTAGGAAATTTTATATTCCGCAAAATGCTTTTCATTTGCCAGTAGAAATTATAGAAGACCCTTATCAATTACTTTTAGAATTATTTGGAGATAAAGTTTTTAAACCTGCTAAAGATAAATTAATTAAAGGTATAAACTATGTGATACTTCCTTTGTACGGCAGAAAGCAAAAGAGAAAGTATGTCTTTGAGAAAAGTGGACTCAATCAGTGGAATGCTGGAGGGAGAAAAAGAGATTTAGGAGAAATATATATCCCTATACCAATTGAAATTCATAAACAGTTTCCTAATTTCTTTCCTAAAAGAGATGTACAGTTTAAACTTAAAGTCCCCACAGGAGAGATTCTCAGTGCAAAAGTTTGCCAAGATAACTCAAAAGCATTAATGACAAATCCTAATAAAGCTCTTTCAGATTGGTTATTAAGAAAAGTTTTTCAAGTAAAAGAAGGAGAACTTTTAACTATTCAGAAGATGAATGAATTAGGATTTGATAGTATTATCATTATTAAGGAAGACGAAGAGAATTACAAAATAGATAAAGCGAGACTTGATAGTTATGAAGTTTTTATCAATGGGAGCTCTGTCGAAAATGAAGAATAA
- the map gene encoding type I methionyl aminopeptidase — MIHIRTAEEIELLHQAAQVVSRTLGIMAKEVKPGVTTLYLDKIAEEYIRSQGAIPGFLGLYGFPNTLCMSPNAQVVHGIPNDRPLQEGDIISIDCGALKNGYYGDHAYTFEVGEVAPEVKELLRVTKESLYIGIHQFRAGNRVGDVGHAIQQHCEAHGYGVVRELVGHGVGRKMHEDPEMPNYGRRGSGKKFKDGMVVAIEPMINMGTKSIRQLKDGWTILTADGKPSAHFEHDVALIDGKPKLLSTFKYIYEALGIESNEEDEFLLN, encoded by the coding sequence ATGATTCACATTAGAACAGCCGAAGAAATAGAACTACTACACCAAGCAGCCCAAGTGGTATCACGCACTTTGGGTATAATGGCAAAAGAAGTAAAACCAGGGGTAACCACCCTATATCTCGATAAAATCGCCGAAGAGTACATCCGCAGTCAAGGGGCTATCCCAGGATTTTTGGGTTTGTATGGCTTCCCTAACACCCTATGTATGAGTCCTAATGCGCAAGTAGTACACGGCATCCCTAACGACCGTCCGTTACAAGAAGGCGACATCATCTCAATAGATTGCGGAGCATTGAAAAACGGTTACTATGGCGACCACGCTTATACTTTTGAAGTAGGCGAAGTAGCCCCCGAAGTAAAAGAACTATTGCGCGTAACCAAAGAATCGCTGTACATAGGTATCCATCAGTTTCGTGCGGGTAACCGAGTAGGTGATGTAGGGCACGCTATACAACAACACTGTGAGGCACACGGCTATGGAGTAGTGCGCGAACTCGTAGGACACGGCGTAGGGCGCAAAATGCACGAAGACCCCGAAATGCCTAACTACGGCAGACGCGGTAGTGGTAAAAAGTTTAAAGACGGAATGGTAGTAGCCATAGAGCCTATGATTAATATGGGTACCAAGAGCATACGCCAACTCAAAGACGGCTGGACAATCCTCACCGCCGACGGCAAGCCTTCTGCCCACTTTGAACACGATGTAGCCCTCATAGATGGCAAACCTAAATTGCTCTCCACCTTCAAATACATATACGAAGCCTTAGGCATTGAAAGCAATGAGGAAGACGAATTTTTGCTTAATTAG
- the dcm gene encoding DNA cytosine methyltransferase, whose protein sequence is MGKSVKFIDLFAGVGGFRYALQNIGAECVFSSEWDKFAQQTYKLNYGEVPFGDITLQETKDNIPNEFDILCAGFPCQAFSIAGYQKGFEDIRGTLFFEIEEIVRKHRPKVIFLENVKNLVSHDKGKTFKVITNILEEKLGYKIFYKVLNTMEYANIPQNRERIFIVAFDPKQVPNYKEFQFPEKIKLTKTIHSFLEKGKQNDYFYYQLSHKYSPELIKIVTRKDTIYQWRRVYVRENKNNVCPTLTANMGTGGHNVPIIKDNFGIRKLTPRECFNFQGYPKGFILSKEIAISKLYMQAGNSVTMPLIQRVSEQILKVL, encoded by the coding sequence ATGGGAAAAAGCGTTAAATTCATAGATTTATTTGCAGGGGTAGGGGGCTTCCGCTATGCTTTGCAGAATATAGGGGCTGAATGTGTCTTTTCGTCAGAATGGGACAAGTTCGCTCAGCAAACCTATAAGCTAAACTATGGAGAAGTTCCTTTTGGCGATATTACTTTACAAGAAACGAAAGATAATATTCCTAATGAATTTGATATACTTTGCGCAGGATTTCCTTGTCAAGCATTTTCTATAGCTGGATATCAAAAAGGTTTTGAAGATATTAGGGGAACACTTTTTTTTGAGATAGAAGAAATAGTAAGGAAGCATCGTCCTAAGGTTATTTTTTTAGAAAATGTAAAGAACTTAGTGAGTCACGATAAGGGTAAAACATTTAAGGTAATAACGAATATCTTAGAAGAGAAATTAGGTTACAAGATATTTTATAAAGTCCTCAATACAATGGAATATGCTAATATTCCACAAAATAGAGAGCGTATTTTTATAGTAGCTTTTGATCCTAAACAAGTTCCTAATTATAAAGAGTTCCAATTTCCTGAAAAAATTAAACTTACTAAAACGATTCATAGCTTTTTAGAGAAAGGAAAACAGAATGATTATTTTTATTATCAGCTATCTCACAAATACAGTCCAGAACTTATTAAAATAGTAACACGTAAAGATACTATTTATCAATGGAGGCGTGTGTATGTTCGAGAAAATAAGAACAATGTTTGTCCTACTTTAACAGCTAATATGGGTACAGGGGGACATAATGTACCGATTATTAAAGATAATTTTGGTATTAGGAAGTTAACCCCACGAGAATGTTTTAATTTTCAAGGTTATCCAAAAGGCTTTATACTTTCTAAAGAAATAGCTATATCAAAATTATATATGCAGGCAGGGAACTCTGTGACAATGCCTTTAATTCAAAGAGTAAGTGAACAAATTTTGAAAGTGTTATGA
- a CDS encoding type II toxin-antitoxin system YafQ family toxin: MEEETFKYEIYYTGLFKKDFKKFLNDETKVKKITDTITLLKKGGVEALPDYMRPHKLTGNYKGHLECHILPDLLIIWLQYDEEQNEIYLVRVGSHSELFKK; the protein is encoded by the coding sequence ATGGAAGAAGAAACATTTAAATATGAAATATACTATACAGGACTTTTTAAAAAGGATTTTAAAAAATTCCTTAATGATGAGACCAAAGTAAAGAAGATTACTGACACTATCACATTGTTAAAAAAAGGAGGAGTTGAGGCTCTACCTGATTATATGAGACCCCACAAACTTACAGGTAATTATAAAGGTCATTTAGAGTGTCATATCCTACCTGATTTATTGATAATTTGGTTGCAATATGATGAGGAACAAAATGAAATTTACTTGGTAAGAGTAGGTTCCCACTCCGAATTATTTAAAAAATAG
- the pgi gene encoding glucose-6-phosphate isomerase encodes MLKNSNPTQTNAWKALQKHFAEVKDRHMLSLFEKDPTRAEKFAIKWHDFYVDYSKNRIDEETLKLLVQLAEECGLKDAIGKYFGGDLINNTEKRAVLHTALRAPENSVINVDGKNVMPEVAAVKHKIKQFSEEVISGKRKGYTGKAFTDVVNIGIGGSDLGPAMVTEALKFYKNHLNVHFISNVDGDHVLETIKHLNPETTLIVIVSKTFTTLETLSNALTVKEWFLKSGSEKDIAKHFVAVSTNLQEIDKFGIDPDNVFPMWDWVGGRFSLWSAVGLSIALSVGYDNFDKLLKGAHAMDEHFRTAPFEKNIPVVLALLSVWYNNFYGAESQAIIPYTQYLHRLAAYLQQGIMESNGKQTDRDGNPIPYQTGVIIWGEPGTNSQHAFFQLIHQGTKLIPTDFIGFKHSLHGNTDHHNKLMANFFAQTEALLKGKTEAEVRKEMGDKVNEALVPFKVFTGNRPTTSILIDKLTPESLGSLIAMYEHKIFVEGVIWNIYSYDQWGVELGKQLASKILKDIAATELSAHDSSTTNLLKQFKK; translated from the coding sequence ATGTTAAAAAACAGTAATCCAACACAAACCAATGCGTGGAAAGCATTGCAAAAACATTTTGCGGAAGTAAAAGACCGCCATATGCTTTCTCTATTTGAGAAAGACCCCACTCGCGCGGAGAAATTCGCCATCAAATGGCACGACTTCTATGTAGATTATTCTAAAAACCGCATAGACGAAGAAACTCTTAAACTCCTTGTGCAACTCGCCGAGGAATGTGGTTTAAAGGACGCTATTGGCAAATACTTCGGTGGCGACCTTATCAACAACACCGAAAAACGCGCGGTTTTGCACACTGCCCTTCGCGCGCCCGAAAACAGCGTGATAAACGTAGATGGGAAGAATGTAATGCCCGAAGTAGCGGCTGTAAAACATAAAATCAAACAGTTCAGCGAAGAAGTCATCAGTGGCAAACGCAAAGGCTATACTGGTAAAGCCTTTACCGATGTGGTGAATATTGGTATTGGTGGGTCTGACTTAGGTCCGGCAATGGTAACTGAGGCGCTTAAATTCTATAAGAATCACCTCAACGTACACTTCATCAGCAATGTAGATGGTGACCACGTGCTTGAAACTATTAAGCACCTTAACCCAGAAACTACTTTGATAGTGATTGTATCTAAGACTTTTACCACATTGGAAACCCTTTCTAATGCACTTACTGTAAAAGAATGGTTCCTGAAATCGGGTTCAGAAAAAGATATTGCTAAACACTTTGTAGCGGTATCGACTAACTTGCAAGAAATCGATAAATTCGGTATCGACCCTGATAACGTATTCCCTATGTGGGACTGGGTAGGTGGACGCTTTTCGTTGTGGAGTGCCGTAGGTCTCAGCATTGCCCTATCAGTAGGTTATGACAATTTTGATAAGTTGCTCAAAGGGGCTCACGCTATGGACGAGCATTTCCGCACTGCTCCTTTTGAGAAGAATATTCCGGTAGTCTTGGCATTGCTAAGTGTGTGGTACAACAACTTCTACGGAGCCGAAAGTCAAGCGATCATTCCTTATACTCAGTATTTGCACCGCTTGGCGGCGTACCTACAACAAGGTATAATGGAAAGTAACGGTAAACAAACCGATCGTGATGGCAATCCTATCCCTTATCAAACTGGAGTAATTATCTGGGGTGAACCAGGAACCAACTCTCAACACGCGTTCTTCCAGCTCATCCACCAAGGTACTAAATTGATACCTACTGATTTCATTGGCTTTAAACACTCATTGCACGGCAATACCGACCACCACAACAAGCTAATGGCTAACTTCTTTGCACAAACCGAAGCCCTCCTCAAAGGTAAAACCGAAGCCGAAGTACGCAAAGAAATGGGTGACAAGGTAAACGAAGCTTTAGTACCTTTCAAAGTGTTTACAGGGAACCGCCCTACAACCTCTATCCTCATCGATAAACTCACCCCTGAAAGTTTGGGTAGTCTTATCGCAATGTATGAGCACAAGATATTTGTAGAAGGTGTGATTTGGAACATCTACAGCTATGACCAATGGGGCGTAGAGCTCGGCAAACAGTTGGCAAGCAAAATCCTTAAAGACATCGCCGCTACCGAACTTTCTGCTCACGACAGCTCTACAACCAATTTACTAAAACAATTCAAAAAATAG
- a CDS encoding molecular chaperone DjiA translates to MSLFSILIFLFFFWLFRQLSQQLPTEQPFRNPFQQNISPATFELNLLSLCSLVIKANGRVTQAELDFVRLQFVRLYGKERANAVFRSFNELIKGRQIEAPRVAMYVRARTTYETRLQILYFLFGIAQADGVVSQDEVQQIEQIAYYFQIEKSDFISIKAMFANTYGSNSYTQTPNENAYAILGISPQATDAEVKQAYRNMAKKYHPDRVITEDEAIKKGAEEKFKQVQQAYEQIARQRGMN, encoded by the coding sequence ATGAGCTTATTCTCTATTCTTATATTTCTTTTTTTCTTTTGGCTTTTTAGACAACTTTCCCAACAGCTACCCACCGAACAGCCCTTTCGCAACCCATTTCAGCAAAATATATCACCCGCTACATTCGAGCTGAATCTCCTCTCACTTTGTAGCCTAGTTATCAAAGCCAACGGACGTGTTACCCAAGCCGAATTAGATTTCGTGCGTTTGCAGTTTGTGCGTCTTTATGGTAAAGAACGCGCTAATGCCGTGTTTCGCAGTTTTAATGAACTAATAAAAGGACGCCAGATAGAAGCTCCCCGAGTAGCAATGTACGTACGAGCGCGTACTACCTACGAAACACGCTTGCAAATCCTCTATTTTCTCTTTGGTATTGCTCAAGCCGATGGAGTAGTAAGCCAAGACGAAGTACAACAAATAGAGCAAATAGCCTATTACTTCCAGATAGAAAAAAGTGATTTTATAAGTATCAAAGCAATGTTTGCTAACACTTATGGTAGTAATAGCTATACCCAAACTCCCAATGAAAATGCTTATGCTATTTTAGGTATAAGCCCCCAAGCTACTGATGCCGAAGTAAAACAAGCTTACAGAAATATGGCAAAAAAATATCACCCCGATAGAGTGATTACAGAAGATGAAGCCATAAAAAAAGGCGCCGAAGAAAAGTTCAAACAAGTACAACAAGCCTATGAACAAATCGCACGCCAAAGAGGAATGAACTAA
- the aspS gene encoding aspartate--tRNA ligase: MYRTHTCGELRLSHEKQQVTLSGWVQRIRNKGFMIWVDLRDRYGITQLIFDEERTDKTVFEQAKTLSREDVIQIQGIVIKREAANANIPTGEVEILVTALTLLNHSELPPFTIEDNTDGGEDLRMKYRYLDIRRTPVRDNLIFRHKVGIMVRNYLSGQGFIEVETPVLIKSTPEGARDFVVPSRMNPGEFYALPQSPQTFKQLLMVGGLDKYFQIVKCFRDEDLRADRQPEFTQIDCEMSFVEQEDVISTFEGLAKHLLKELKGLDFGAFPRMTYAEAMKTYGNDKPDIRFGMKFGELNDLAQHRDFKVFNEAELVVGIAVPGANSYTRKEIDALVEWVKRPQVGASGMVYVKCNEDGSFKSSVDKFYNEDDLKAWAERTGAKAGDLICILSGKANKVRGQLSALRMELAERLGLRNPDEYAPLWVVDFPLLEWSEEEERFFAMHHPFTSPKPEDIPLLDSNPGEVRANAYDLVLNGNEVGGGSIRIFNQELQAKMFQLLGFTPEQAQAQFGFLMNAFKYGAPPHGGLAFGFDRLVALLGGQETIRDFIAFPKNNSGRDVMIDAPSPIDEAQLKELSIQLVN, encoded by the coding sequence ATGTACAGAACGCATACTTGTGGAGAGCTACGACTCTCTCACGAAAAACAACAAGTAACCCTCAGCGGATGGGTACAACGCATCCGCAACAAGGGATTTATGATTTGGGTAGACCTACGCGACCGCTATGGCATCACCCAGCTTATTTTTGATGAAGAACGCACTGATAAAACAGTCTTCGAGCAAGCTAAAACCCTCTCTCGTGAGGACGTGATTCAAATTCAAGGTATTGTGATCAAGCGCGAGGCAGCCAACGCAAATATTCCTACCGGAGAGGTGGAAATCCTCGTTACAGCACTCACCTTGCTTAACCATTCCGAACTCCCTCCTTTTACTATTGAAGATAATACCGATGGCGGTGAAGACCTCCGTATGAAGTACCGCTATCTCGATATACGTCGTACCCCTGTGCGCGATAATCTTATTTTCCGCCACAAAGTGGGGATAATGGTGCGCAACTACCTCTCTGGACAAGGCTTTATAGAGGTAGAAACGCCCGTGCTTATCAAATCAACACCCGAAGGCGCACGCGATTTTGTGGTACCTAGCCGTATGAACCCAGGTGAGTTCTACGCACTCCCTCAATCACCGCAAACCTTTAAGCAGCTGCTAATGGTAGGCGGATTAGACAAGTACTTCCAAATCGTAAAGTGCTTCCGTGATGAAGACCTTCGCGCCGACCGTCAGCCGGAGTTTACCCAAATAGACTGCGAAATGTCGTTTGTAGAACAAGAGGACGTTATCAGTACTTTTGAAGGTTTGGCAAAACACCTCCTCAAAGAACTCAAAGGCTTAGACTTTGGGGCTTTCCCTCGTATGACCTACGCCGAGGCGATGAAAACTTATGGCAACGACAAACCCGATATCCGTTTTGGTATGAAGTTCGGCGAACTCAACGACCTTGCGCAACACCGCGATTTCAAGGTGTTCAACGAAGCCGAATTGGTAGTAGGGATTGCCGTACCTGGTGCCAACAGCTACACCCGCAAAGAGATTGATGCTTTGGTAGAATGGGTAAAACGTCCGCAAGTAGGCGCTTCCGGAATGGTATATGTAAAATGCAATGAAGATGGTAGCTTCAAATCATCAGTAGATAAATTCTATAACGAGGACGACCTCAAGGCGTGGGCAGAGCGCACTGGTGCCAAAGCAGGCGACCTTATCTGTATCCTTTCAGGTAAGGCAAATAAAGTACGTGGGCAACTCAGCGCCCTCCGTATGGAACTCGCTGAGCGTCTCGGCTTGCGCAACCCCGATGAATATGCACCACTTTGGGTCGTAGATTTTCCTCTTTTGGAGTGGAGCGAAGAAGAAGAACGCTTCTTTGCGATGCACCACCCTTTCACCTCGCCTAAACCTGAGGATATTCCGTTACTTGATAGCAACCCTGGTGAGGTACGCGCCAATGCTTACGACCTCGTGCTCAACGGTAATGAAGTAGGTGGGGGTTCTATACGTATCTTCAACCAAGAGTTACAAGCCAAGATGTTCCAGCTATTGGGCTTTACCCCTGAGCAGGCACAAGCACAATTTGGCTTCTTGATGAACGCCTTCAAATACGGCGCTCCTCCTCACGGTGGCTTGGCTTTTGGCTTCGACCGATTAGTAGCACTGCTCGGCGGACAAGAAACTATCCGCGACTTTATCGCTTTTCCTAAAAACAACAGCGGTCGCGATGTGATGATTGATGCCCCTTCGCCTATTGATGAGGCACAACTGAAAGAACTAAGCATTCAATTAGTAAATTAA
- a CDS encoding M23 family metallopeptidase produces MMKKVLYFSFFALQLSVFTACNDTPNAEKATASATVEAPKPPVYEFGFNLNDYTIVKDTIKQGDTFGKLLEENNIGAVDIHNITQKTKGEFNPKNIRTGKVYAFLYDKKDPSKPHSFIYQPNVTDYVVVRLGDSVHAYKAQRKVTIVEKALAGNINSNLTVDALAAGISANATYQMGQIFDYTIDFFRLQKGDNFKIIYEERYVDDTIFAGVERVKAAYFEWQGKPYYAFNFTTDSAKGTNGYYDEKGNMMKRMFLKSPLDIFRITSKFGMRFHPVLHRMKGHFGTDYAAPTGTPIRVTASGTVIEAGYSSGNGNYVKVRHNNMYTTQYLHMSRILARRGQHVSQGQVIGLVGSTGLATGPHVCYRFWKNGRQVDPLREKLPESVPIDARLKAKYLKEIAPLKEQLDALKATPIEMEEEVTNVQKQTVS; encoded by the coding sequence ATGATGAAGAAAGTCCTTTATTTTTCATTTTTTGCACTTCAGCTTTCGGTATTCACGGCTTGTAATGATACCCCTAATGCTGAGAAGGCAACAGCTTCGGCTACTGTTGAGGCACCTAAACCTCCGGTGTATGAATTTGGTTTCAACCTGAACGATTACACGATAGTGAAAGACACGATTAAGCAGGGTGATACCTTTGGTAAACTATTAGAAGAGAACAATATAGGAGCGGTGGATATTCATAATATCACCCAAAAAACCAAAGGAGAGTTTAACCCTAAGAATATACGTACGGGTAAGGTTTACGCTTTTTTGTACGATAAAAAAGACCCCTCGAAACCCCATAGCTTTATCTATCAGCCGAACGTTACGGATTACGTAGTGGTGCGTCTTGGAGACTCGGTTCACGCTTACAAAGCGCAACGCAAAGTAACGATTGTGGAAAAGGCATTGGCAGGAAATATCAACAGCAATCTTACAGTTGATGCGCTTGCGGCGGGTATCAGTGCGAATGCTACCTACCAAATGGGACAGATTTTTGATTACACCATCGACTTTTTCCGCTTGCAAAAAGGTGATAATTTTAAGATTATTTATGAGGAACGTTATGTGGACGACACTATTTTTGCGGGAGTTGAGAGAGTGAAAGCGGCTTATTTTGAGTGGCAAGGGAAACCTTATTACGCTTTTAACTTCACTACCGATTCGGCAAAAGGCACAAATGGTTATTACGACGAAAAGGGGAATATGATGAAGCGAATGTTTTTGAAATCGCCTTTGGATATCTTCCGCATTACGTCTAAATTTGGAATGCGTTTTCACCCTGTGCTTCACCGTATGAAGGGACATTTTGGTACCGACTATGCAGCACCTACGGGTACGCCTATACGGGTGACGGCATCAGGAACGGTGATTGAGGCGGGCTATAGTTCGGGTAATGGTAACTACGTGAAGGTGCGCCACAACAATATGTATACAACACAGTACTTGCATATGTCGAGAATATTGGCACGCAGAGGACAACACGTATCGCAAGGACAGGTGATTGGACTTGTGGGAAGTACCGGCTTGGCAACAGGTCCTCACGTGTGCTATCGTTTCTGGAAGAATGGAAGACAAGTAGACCCACTCAGAGAGAAGTTACCAGAATCGGTGCCTATTGATGCGCGACTTAAAGCTAAATATTTGAAGGAGATTGCGCCACTAAAAGAACAGCTTGATGCGCTAAAAGCGACCCCTATTGAAATGGAAGAGGAGGTAACGAATGTACAAAAGCAAACGGTGTCGTAA